One genomic window of Azospirillum sp. TSH58 includes the following:
- the pdxH gene encoding pyridoxamine 5'-phosphate oxidase, whose amino-acid sequence MSESNDRDPYALFQDWMDEATRSEINDPNAMALATADAQGAPSLRMVLLKGIDPRGFVFYTNTESRKGEQLLANANAALCFHWKTLKRQVRVEGAVEQVSDSEADAYFESRPRESRIGAWASQQSRPLEGRWELEKRVAQFAAKFGLGAVPRPPHWTGFRILPRRIEFWQDRPFRLHERILYLREGDPAAQEPARWTTERLFP is encoded by the coding sequence ATGAGCGAATCCAACGACCGGGACCCGTACGCCCTGTTCCAGGACTGGATGGACGAGGCCACCCGCAGCGAAATCAACGATCCCAACGCCATGGCGCTGGCCACCGCGGACGCGCAGGGGGCGCCGTCGCTGCGCATGGTGCTTCTGAAGGGTATCGATCCGCGCGGATTCGTCTTCTACACCAACACGGAAAGCCGCAAGGGTGAGCAGCTTCTGGCCAACGCCAACGCCGCGCTGTGCTTCCACTGGAAAACCCTGAAGCGCCAGGTCCGCGTCGAGGGCGCGGTGGAGCAGGTGTCCGACTCCGAGGCCGACGCCTACTTCGAAAGCCGCCCGCGGGAGAGCCGCATCGGCGCCTGGGCGTCGCAGCAGTCCCGCCCGCTGGAAGGCCGGTGGGAATTGGAGAAGCGGGTCGCCCAGTTCGCCGCCAAATTCGGCCTGGGCGCCGTTCCCCGCCCGCCGCACTGGACCGGATTCCGCATCCTGCCGCGGCGAATCGAGTTCTGGCAGGATCGCCCCTTCCGCCTGCACGAGCGGATCCTGTATCTGCGCGAGGGCGACCCGGCGGCGCAGGAGCCGGCGCGCTGGACGACGGAGCGTCTTTTCCCGTAA
- a CDS encoding cation diffusion facilitator family transporter yields MSEARSHRLRRYATYASVSVSLALILAKLAAYLATDSVSILSSLIDSSTDMMASVVTLLGVRTALRPPDEAHRFGHGKAEALAALAQAAFIGGSALFLTIEAVRRLITPQPVGEGAVGIAVMLLSILLTAGLITFQRHVVTATGSVAVGADRLHYSGDLLMNAAVILAILLTGWTGISAFDPLFGLGIAAFLLYGARKVAREALNVLMDRELPAEERERIAALVMEQKDVAGMHDLRTRSSGVGAFIELHLELDPSLTVARAHDITDRVEARLKEAFPGAEVLIHQEPAGLQDDRLDHRIAEGQGTEGGDA; encoded by the coding sequence ATGAGCGAAGCGCGTTCGCACCGGCTGCGCCGTTACGCCACCTACGCCAGCGTGTCGGTGTCCCTGGCGCTGATCCTGGCGAAGCTGGCGGCCTATCTGGCCACCGACTCGGTCAGCATCCTGTCGTCGCTGATCGATTCCAGCACGGACATGATGGCCTCGGTGGTGACGCTGCTCGGGGTGCGGACGGCGCTGCGCCCGCCGGACGAGGCGCACCGCTTCGGCCACGGCAAGGCGGAGGCGCTGGCCGCGCTGGCCCAGGCCGCCTTCATCGGCGGCTCCGCCCTGTTCCTGACCATCGAGGCGGTGCGCCGTCTCATCACCCCGCAGCCGGTGGGCGAGGGGGCGGTGGGCATCGCCGTGATGCTGCTGTCCATCCTGCTGACCGCCGGCCTGATCACCTTCCAGCGCCATGTGGTGACGGCCACCGGCTCGGTCGCGGTGGGGGCGGACCGGCTGCACTACTCCGGCGACCTGCTGATGAACGCGGCGGTCATCCTGGCGATCCTGCTGACCGGATGGACGGGCATCAGCGCCTTCGATCCGCTGTTCGGTCTGGGGATCGCCGCCTTCCTGCTCTACGGCGCCCGCAAGGTCGCCAGGGAGGCGCTGAACGTCCTGATGGACCGGGAGCTGCCGGCGGAGGAGCGGGAGCGGATCGCGGCGCTGGTGATGGAGCAGAAGGACGTCGCGGGGATGCACGATCTGCGCACCCGCAGTTCCGGCGTCGGCGCCTTCATCGAGCTGCATCTGGAACTCGACCCGTCGCTGACCGTCGCCAGGGCGCACGACATCACCGATCGCGTGGAGGCCCGCCTGAAGGAGGCCTTCCCCGGCGCCGAGGTCCTGATCCACCAGGAGCCCGCCGGTCTTCAGGACGACCGGCTGGACCATCGTATTGCCGAGGGCCAAGGCACCGAGGGCGGTGACGCCTGA
- a CDS encoding methyl-accepting chemotaxis protein codes for MDSAFGGRSHLIADIATEAGNLGIEIADIAGHVEEVNGRLGHQANVFAQLRGTGNKMSESTQRISAAATVARSVTEQARQEVESSHDRVQRSMDDIHALVAAVGGIEGQIAGLQEALDRVGRVAKEIFVIAKQTNLLALNATIEAARAGEAGRGFAVVANEVKALSKKTSEATTEIDATLKYLNDQAQRLMAESASSAGKARAVSEGTTAIGAVIETVGRAMSELNGETDKIDAASSEIGANCEELQHEIDDLAVGVQLSSDNLAQARDRVNTLVGMSERLIGITAELDVETVDTPFIRMVRDAASRISADFEDALSRGEVREGDLFDSSYQPIPGSNPQQHMTRFTEFCDRVLPRVLDSLLGQSERIVFCVAVDSNGYLPTHNRKFSQPQGVDPTWNAANCRNRRIFNDRVGLAAGRSTKPFLLQTYRRDMGGGKYALMKDVSAPITVRGRHWGGLRLAYKV; via the coding sequence ATGGACAGTGCGTTCGGCGGCCGCTCTCATCTGATCGCGGACATTGCCACCGAAGCGGGCAATCTCGGCATCGAGATCGCGGACATCGCGGGCCATGTGGAGGAGGTCAACGGCCGCCTCGGCCATCAGGCCAATGTTTTCGCGCAGTTGCGCGGCACCGGAAACAAGATGTCGGAGAGCACGCAGCGCATCTCCGCCGCCGCGACCGTGGCGCGGTCCGTGACCGAACAGGCCCGTCAGGAAGTCGAATCCTCCCATGACCGGGTTCAACGGTCCATGGACGACATCCATGCCCTCGTCGCCGCGGTGGGGGGCATCGAAGGGCAGATCGCCGGCCTCCAGGAGGCGCTCGACCGCGTCGGGCGGGTGGCCAAGGAAATCTTCGTCATCGCCAAGCAGACCAACCTGCTGGCGCTCAACGCCACCATCGAGGCGGCCCGCGCCGGAGAGGCCGGGCGCGGCTTCGCCGTGGTGGCGAACGAGGTCAAGGCCCTGTCCAAGAAGACCAGCGAGGCGACGACGGAAATCGACGCCACGCTGAAATATCTCAACGACCAGGCGCAGCGCCTGATGGCCGAAAGCGCCTCCAGCGCCGGCAAGGCCCGCGCGGTGAGCGAGGGCACCACCGCCATCGGCGCCGTCATCGAAACCGTCGGCCGGGCCATGTCGGAGCTGAACGGCGAGACCGACAAGATCGACGCGGCCTCCTCCGAGATCGGCGCCAACTGCGAGGAGCTTCAGCACGAGATCGACGACCTCGCGGTCGGCGTGCAGCTGTCCAGCGACAATCTGGCCCAGGCGCGCGACCGCGTGAACACGCTGGTCGGGATGAGCGAGCGGTTGATCGGCATCACCGCCGAGCTGGACGTGGAGACGGTGGACACGCCCTTCATCCGCATGGTCCGCGACGCCGCGTCGCGCATCTCCGCGGACTTCGAGGACGCGCTGTCGCGCGGCGAGGTGCGCGAGGGCGACCTGTTCGACAGCAGCTACCAGCCCATCCCCGGCTCCAACCCGCAGCAGCACATGACCCGCTTCACAGAGTTCTGCGACCGCGTGCTGCCGAGGGTGCTCGACTCGCTGCTGGGCCAGAGCGAGCGCATCGTCTTCTGCGTGGCGGTCGATTCGAACGGCTATCTGCCGACCCACAACCGTAAGTTCAGCCAGCCCCAGGGTGTCGACCCCACCTGGAACGCGGCCAATTGCCGCAACCGCCGCATCTTCAACGACCGGGTCGGCCTCGCCGCCGGGCGCAGCACGAAGCCGTTCCTGCTCCAGACCTACCGGCGCGACATGGGCGGCGGCAAATACGCCCTGATGAAGGACGTGTCGGCGCCGATCACCGTGCGCGGCCGTCATTGGGGCGGCCTGCGTCTGGCCTACAAGGTCTGA
- a CDS encoding methyl-accepting chemotaxis protein: MPERIVALSRAVSDLATRKMDEIQSVTNTTKILALNALIEAMRAGEAGRGFAVVAQEVKAISERITGIGDELRTQMAVQTSELNTLGNSLVSQLRGGRLADLALNMIDIIDRNLYERSCDVRWWATDRAVVDCAADPSEANRRHAAQRLGVILGAYTVYLDLWVVDAKGTVLANGRPDRYRRPVGASVASESWFREAMATRSGTDFAVADIGSNDLLDRATVATYATAIRAGGEENGSIIGVLGVFFDWQPQSQGVVDSVRLTDEERSRTRCLLVDSRHRVIAASDRKGVLTESFPLRAGGHGQGSYSDDQGRVVGFAVTPGYETYKGLGWFGVIVQNSVSHCE; the protein is encoded by the coding sequence ATGCCCGAGCGAATCGTGGCTTTGTCGCGCGCCGTGTCCGATCTCGCCACGCGCAAGATGGATGAGATCCAGTCCGTTACGAACACGACCAAGATCCTGGCGCTCAACGCGCTGATCGAGGCGATGCGCGCGGGGGAGGCCGGGCGCGGCTTCGCCGTGGTGGCCCAGGAGGTGAAGGCCATTTCGGAGCGGATCACCGGCATCGGCGACGAGTTGCGCACCCAGATGGCCGTGCAGACGAGCGAGTTGAACACGCTCGGCAACAGTCTGGTCTCGCAGCTGCGCGGCGGGCGGCTCGCCGATCTGGCGCTCAACATGATCGACATCATCGACCGCAATTTGTACGAGCGGTCCTGCGATGTGCGCTGGTGGGCCACGGACCGCGCCGTGGTGGACTGCGCCGCCGATCCCTCCGAGGCCAACCGCCGTCACGCCGCGCAGCGGCTGGGTGTCATTCTGGGCGCCTACACGGTCTATCTCGACCTCTGGGTCGTCGACGCCAAGGGCACGGTTCTGGCGAACGGGCGGCCCGACCGCTACCGCCGTCCGGTGGGCGCATCGGTCGCGTCGGAGTCCTGGTTCCGCGAGGCGATGGCGACCCGCAGCGGCACCGATTTCGCGGTGGCCGACATCGGCTCCAACGACCTTCTGGACCGTGCGACCGTCGCCACCTACGCCACGGCCATCCGGGCCGGCGGGGAGGAGAACGGCTCGATCATCGGCGTGCTGGGTGTCTTCTTCGACTGGCAGCCCCAATCCCAGGGCGTGGTCGACTCCGTCCGCCTGACCGACGAGGAGCGCTCCCGGACCCGCTGCCTTCTGGTGGACAGCCGTCACCGCGTGATCGCCGCGTCCGACCGCAAGGGCGTCCTGACGGAAAGTTTTCCGTTGCGTGCCGGCGGCCACGGGCAGGGCAGCTATTCCGACGACCAGGGGCGCGTGGTCGGCTTCGCCGTGACGCCGGGCTATGAAACCTACAAGGGGCTCGGTTGGTTCGGAGTGATCGTCCAGAACTCCGTCAGTCATTGCGAGTAA